From a region of the Paenibacillus sp. R14(2021) genome:
- a CDS encoding ABC-2 family transporter protein, which translates to MGNRLFDGGTALLSLRSKKAGAVAWITLQQQLAYKMDFVMRASFLLLILYVFVQLWSAAYDGDTTKVIGGFTLKQIIWYLVFTESITMGVPALCGLIENEVKNGDIAVRLIRPFSYIGFHYAAYIAEALFRFCIHLVVGGTIAWISVGPPSFGLGWAGLFGLTFGALTIAFLLNMIVALCAFWVEETRGMEFVLHKLQFTVGGMLLPLDLMPGWLQRICAWLPFQAMLYFPARTAVNYGTVPVFEQIAIQAGWVALLAGLVTVMYRRGVARLHVNGG; encoded by the coding sequence ATGGGAAATCGGTTATTTGACGGAGGCACGGCCCTCTTGTCCCTACGGAGCAAGAAAGCGGGCGCTGTTGCTTGGATTACGCTCCAGCAGCAGTTGGCGTATAAGATGGATTTCGTGATGCGCGCGAGCTTTCTGCTGCTGATTCTGTATGTGTTCGTTCAGCTCTGGTCCGCCGCGTACGACGGAGACACTACGAAGGTGATCGGCGGCTTCACGCTGAAGCAGATCATCTGGTACCTCGTTTTCACGGAATCGATTACGATGGGCGTTCCGGCGCTGTGCGGACTCATCGAGAACGAAGTGAAGAACGGAGACATTGCCGTTCGTCTCATTCGTCCCTTCTCGTATATCGGCTTTCATTACGCCGCCTATATAGCTGAAGCGCTGTTTCGATTCTGCATTCATCTTGTTGTAGGCGGCACGATCGCATGGATCAGCGTCGGACCTCCGTCGTTCGGACTCGGCTGGGCTGGACTATTCGGGCTGACGTTCGGCGCGCTGACGATTGCGTTTCTCCTCAACATGATCGTTGCGCTTTGCGCCTTCTGGGTGGAAGAGACGCGGGGGATGGAGTTTGTGCTTCATAAACTGCAATTCACGGTCGGTGGCATGCTCTTGCCTCTTGATCTGATGCCGGGTTGGCTGCAGCGGATCTGTGCATGGCTGCCGTTTCAGGCAATGCTTTATTTTCCGGCACGAACGGCGGTCAATTACGGGACCGTGCCTGTCTTCGAGCAAATTGCCATTCAAGCGGGCTGGGTCGCACTGCTGGCCGGTTTGGTCACGGTTATGTATAGGAGAGGGGTGGCGAGGCTTCATGTTAACGGCGGATAA
- a CDS encoding ABC transporter permease: MLTADNRQLSADVVTRKHLIRGTIAFLLTCWKVNLASALEYRMSFFLMAGMMFINNFMWLFFWSLFFERFQVVNGWELNDVMMLWATGAGGFGWANMLFGNFNRIAPLVAGGQLDVYMTQPKPVLLHVLASRMSLTAAGDSLFGLVVYAWVGDHSLTGLLLFLLSLLISGLLIMAVTVIAGSMAFFIGNAEGLAQQVFNGFLALTTYPSDIFKGLAKTLLFTLIPAGFVSFLPIGLLREFDPVFMWKALAMTGGVSLAAAVMFRTGLRRYASGNAITLRG; this comes from the coding sequence ATGTTAACGGCGGATAATAGGCAATTGTCAGCGGATGTTGTTACCCGGAAACATCTTATCCGGGGCACGATTGCTTTTCTCCTCACCTGCTGGAAGGTAAACCTCGCCTCGGCGCTGGAATACCGGATGAGCTTCTTCCTCATGGCAGGCATGATGTTCATTAACAACTTCATGTGGCTGTTCTTCTGGAGCCTATTCTTCGAACGGTTCCAAGTGGTTAACGGGTGGGAATTGAATGACGTGATGATGCTCTGGGCGACCGGCGCGGGCGGCTTCGGCTGGGCGAACATGCTCTTCGGCAACTTCAACCGGATTGCGCCGCTCGTCGCGGGCGGTCAGCTCGACGTATACATGACGCAGCCCAAGCCGGTGCTGCTGCATGTGCTTGCCAGCCGAATGTCGCTGACGGCGGCAGGCGATTCTCTGTTCGGGCTTGTCGTTTACGCATGGGTCGGCGATCATTCGTTAACCGGCCTGCTTCTCTTCCTCCTCAGCCTGCTGATCAGCGGCCTTCTCATTATGGCGGTCACCGTGATCGCCGGCAGCATGGCCTTCTTCATCGGCAATGCGGAGGGACTCGCCCAGCAGGTGTTTAACGGCTTCCTGGCGCTGACGACGTATCCGTCCGATATTTTCAAAGGGCTGGCCAAGACGCTGCTCTTCACGCTGATTCCGGCCGGTTTCGTCAGCTTCCTGCCGATCGGGCTGCTTCGGGAGTTTGATCCTGTTTTTATGTGGAAGGCACTGGCCATGACAGGAGGCGTAAGCCTCGCTGCTGCTGTAATGTTCAGAACAGGCTTGAGGCGCTACGCCTCCGGAAATGCGATTACGCTGCGCGGTTGA
- a CDS encoding efflux RND transporter periplasmic adaptor subunit, giving the protein MFTKWLTGNSFKTAAVIAIGASLVLSSGCSLLPNEDNEEVLPAIAPPQISKKPEYEVTTATLETKTTAIGKMISTQEETLYFTLDGKRLKELNVKVGQKVTAGQTIGSLDVDDMRKQLRSDKLQFQRDELQMKDTLRKKDEMDPIEFELAKIAFEEKRQKLVESQEEIDKAALTSPFTGTVVTLNVMKGDLVKAYDPICIIANTSQLTAAALMTQDELQGVSVGMPVVVDINNAGQISGKVSQLPVVQEDNGNNGNGGNGGNGGNGGAQRPERPEDFLTVKLDKLPKGVTRGTPLSISIIMNRKENAIVIPPSALRSIGSRTYVQVVDKDGKREVDVEVGQQTATQVEILKGLTPGQKVVGR; this is encoded by the coding sequence ATGTTTACGAAATGGTTGACGGGAAATTCATTTAAGACTGCGGCGGTTATTGCAATCGGCGCTTCCCTGGTATTGTCGAGCGGCTGCTCGCTGCTGCCGAATGAAGACAACGAGGAAGTGCTGCCGGCCATCGCGCCGCCGCAGATCTCGAAGAAGCCCGAGTACGAAGTCACGACAGCGACACTTGAAACGAAGACGACTGCCATCGGGAAAATGATCTCGACGCAGGAAGAAACGCTGTATTTTACCCTCGACGGCAAACGTCTGAAGGAGCTGAACGTAAAGGTCGGCCAAAAGGTGACGGCCGGTCAGACGATCGGTTCCCTCGATGTGGATGATATGCGCAAGCAGCTCCGTTCCGACAAGCTTCAATTTCAGCGCGACGAGCTTCAAATGAAGGATACGCTGCGCAAGAAAGACGAGATGGATCCGATCGAATTCGAGCTCGCGAAGATCGCCTTCGAGGAGAAGCGGCAGAAGCTAGTCGAGTCCCAGGAAGAGATTGATAAAGCGGCTCTGACCTCGCCGTTTACCGGTACGGTCGTGACGCTGAATGTCATGAAGGGGGATCTCGTCAAGGCATACGATCCCATCTGCATCATAGCCAATACGAGCCAATTAACCGCAGCCGCGTTGATGACGCAGGATGAACTGCAGGGCGTATCCGTCGGGATGCCTGTCGTCGTTGACATCAACAATGCCGGCCAAATCTCGGGCAAGGTCTCTCAGCTGCCTGTCGTTCAAGAGGATAACGGCAATAATGGCAATGGCGGGAATGGCGGCAACGGAGGTAATGGAGGCGCGCAGCGCCCTGAACGTCCGGAAGATTTTCTAACGGTTAAGCTGGATAAATTGCCTAAGGGCGTCACACGCGGTACGCCGCTGTCGATCTCGATCATCATGAACCGCAAAGAGAATGCCATTGTCATTCCGCCTTCGGCCCTTCGCTCCATCGGATCGCGCACATACGTTCAAGTCGTCGACAAAGACGGCAAGCGCGAGGTCGATGTCGAAGTCGGGCAACAGACGGCGACGCAAGTCGAAATCCTTAAAGGATTGACACCGGGGCAGAAAGTCGTAGGGCGCTAG
- a CDS encoding ABC transporter ATP-binding protein, with protein sequence MEQSTRTDASYSGQTLLTVNDVERTFQVGGQPLHVLKGINMELKPRQLVMLRGRSGSGKTTLLNMIGGLDQPTKGHIFFQDLPFHSMSDDERTKVRRKQMGFIFQAFALMPLLSAYENVELSLRMAGIPGGQWKARAEHCLELVGLSKRMHHRPFELSGGEQQRVAIAKAIAHRPSLLLADEPTAELDSQMAAQIMSVFQTIIRTEQVTICMTTHDPTILEVADHVYEMVDGKFI encoded by the coding sequence ATGGAGCAATCCACACGAACAGATGCCAGCTACAGCGGTCAGACGCTGCTCACCGTAAATGATGTCGAACGGACGTTCCAGGTCGGCGGACAGCCGCTGCATGTGCTGAAGGGCATTAATATGGAGCTTAAGCCTCGTCAGCTCGTGATGCTGCGCGGGCGGTCAGGCTCAGGCAAAACAACGCTGCTGAATATGATTGGCGGGCTGGATCAGCCGACCAAGGGACATATTTTCTTTCAGGATCTCCCGTTTCACAGCATGAGCGACGATGAGCGGACGAAGGTTCGCCGCAAGCAGATGGGCTTTATCTTTCAGGCATTTGCACTGATGCCGCTGCTATCTGCATACGAGAACGTGGAATTATCGCTTCGCATGGCCGGCATTCCCGGCGGCCAATGGAAGGCAAGAGCCGAGCACTGTCTGGAACTGGTCGGTCTGTCCAAACGGATGCATCACCGGCCGTTCGAGCTCTCCGGGGGCGAACAGCAGCGCGTTGCCATCGCGAAGGCGATCGCCCACAGGCCCAGCCTGCTTCTGGCGGATGAACCTACGGCCGAGCTGGACTCGCAGATGGCCGCCCAAATCATGTCGGTCTTCCAGACGATCATTCGAACTGAACAAGTTACAATCTGTATGACCACGCACGATCCCACGATTCTGGAGGTTGCCGATCATGTTTACGAAATGGTTGACGGGAAATTCATTTAA